A genomic segment from Myxocyprinus asiaticus isolate MX2 ecotype Aquarium Trade chromosome 36, UBuf_Myxa_2, whole genome shotgun sequence encodes:
- the LOC127426656 gene encoding zinc finger protein 503-like, translated as MITLPTESALFRVVNLVWEKNRTQNPLLHSLPPADPTRQANRLPVKVLKMLARNGHILHPDYLQHLPSTPVSPIELDAKKSPLALLAQTCSQIGKSDALSGTKLSALTSDKDSKSSPLKISDIGAEDKSCFKPYSKSSERKDSDGDKTGFRVPSATCRPVTPRTGSPSSCGSGSPQPGRPESGDKVGKRESDANKSSSLDNPGSTNPSRPRSESNSDTNKPQDASKPCTSDATTASSALGSGLVAPVSPYRPGHTVFPISPAGLPYHGALAGAYASYHQPFLPHGVALDPSKASSSSSQLINAQLSGAAGSLSSKAGSSPLAGASPPSIMSTSLCRDPFCLSYHCASHLSPNSSHDTATTTALKSGYPVMFPTHPLHPLSASAPSFPGHPLYAYGFMLPNESQSHVCNWVSANGPCDKRFSSSEELLSHLRHHTAFTGAEKLISGYPNSLTAMACHMPGAPGAPLALRTPHHALGLGTRYHPYSKSPLPTPGAPMPLPAATGPFYSPYALYGQRLTTAPGLGYQ; from the exons ATGATCACATTGCCTACGGAGTCTGCTTTATTTAGGGTGGTCAATCTAGTGTGGGAGAAGAACCGAACACAAAACCCGTTGCTGCACTCACTGCCTCCCGCAGACCCGACGCGCCAGGCGAACCGTTTACCCGTGAAAGTGTTGAAAATGCTTGCGCGGAACGGACACATTCTGCACCCGGACTATCTCCAACATTTACCGTCCACTCCAGTCAGTCCAATCGAG CTGGATGCCAAGAAGAGTCCACTTGCCCTCCTTGCGCAAACATGTTCCCAAATCGGGAAGTCCGACGCCCTGTCCGGAACGAAACTCTCCGCGCTCACATCGGACAAGGACTCCAAATCCAGCCCGCTCAAGATCAGCGACATCGGGGCTGAGGACAAATCTTGTTTCAAGCCATACTCCAAATCGTCGGAGAGAAAAGATTCGGATGGAGATAAAACTGGTTTCCGTGTGCCGAGCGCCACCTGCCGGCCCGTCACGCCACGGACGGGCAGCCCGAGCTCATGCGGCTCTGGCTCTCCGCAACCCGGACGCCCGGAATCAGGGGATAAAGTGGGGAAAAGGGAGAGTGATGCGAATAAAAGCTCTTCACTGGATAACCCTGGGTCTACCAACCCCAGTAGACCCCGTTCTGAGAGCAACAGCGATACGAACAAACCACAGGACGCTTCTAAACCCTGCACATCTGATGCAACAACTGCGTCATCTGCGCTTGGATCAGGGCTTGTAGCGCCGGTTTCGCCCTACAGACCCGGGCACACCGTATTCCCCATTTCGCCTGCCGGACTACCTTACCACGGTGCTCTAGCGGGGGCTTATGCCAGCTACCATCAGCCCTTTCTGCCCCATGGAGTGGCTCTGGACCCGAGCAAGGCCAGCAGTAGCAGTAGTCAGTTGATTAATGCTCAGCTGTCCGGCGCTGCGGGCTCTCTCAGCAGTAAGGCGGGGTCGAGTCCCCTCGCCGGAGCCTCCCCGCCATCCATCATGTCCACCAGCCTGTGCCGAGACCCGTTCTGCCTGAGCTACCACTGCGCCAGCCATCTATCACCCAACAGCTCGCACGACACCGCAACAACCACGGCCTTAAAGTCTGGATACCCCGTCATGTTCCCCACCCACCCTTTACACCCTCTATCCGCCTCTGCGCCCTCATTCCCAGGACACCCGTTGTACGCGTATGGCTTCATGCTTCCTAACGAATCCCAGTCGCATGTTTGTAACTGGGTGTCCGCGAATGGACCATGCGACAAGCGCTTCTCTTCCTCGGAGGAACTTTTGAGCCATTTGCGGCATCATACCGCGTTTACGGGCGCGGAGAAACTCATATCAGGATACCCGAACTCGTTAACGGCAATGGCCTGTCATATGCCCGGAGCGCCTGGAGCCCCGCTCGCTCTCAGGACGCCGCATCACGCATTAGGGCTCGGCACACGGTACCACCCGTATTCCAAAAGCCCTTTACCGACACCCGGTGCGCCCATGCCGCTCCCCGCAGCCACGGGCCCGTTTTACTCGCCATATGCGCTCTACGGACAGAGACTGACCACAGCTCCCGGGCTCGGATATCAGTGA